One Polaribacter sp. KT25b DNA segment encodes these proteins:
- a CDS encoding SCO family protein, which yields MKKLKKIKQNSFLLLGILLFLSCKKVKTDDVTSRVDALPYYNEASFTPKWIDVKSDELKTFHKIPDFSLTNQYGKNITQKTFENKIYVTDFFFTTCPGICPMMTKNMTLVQEAFKDDTNVLMLSHSVTPSIDSVLQLKKYAIEKGVGKNWHLVTGDKKEIYDLGRKFYFVEEDLGEPKGIDDFLHTENFVLIDTNKHIRGIYNGLNKNSVAQLIADIKTLKEE from the coding sequence ATGAAAAAGTTGAAGAAAATAAAACAAAATAGTTTTTTATTACTAGGGATTTTACTCTTTTTAAGTTGTAAAAAAGTAAAAACTGATGATGTTACAAGCAGAGTTGATGCACTTCCTTATTATAATGAAGCTTCTTTTACACCAAAATGGATAGATGTTAAAAGCGATGAATTAAAAACATTTCATAAAATTCCTGATTTTAGTTTAACAAATCAATATGGAAAAAACATCACTCAAAAAACATTTGAGAATAAAATTTATGTGACAGATTTCTTTTTTACAACCTGCCCAGGAATTTGCCCCATGATGACAAAAAATATGACTTTAGTGCAAGAAGCATTTAAAGATGATACTAATGTTTTAATGCTTTCACATTCTGTAACTCCGTCAATAGATTCTGTACTACAATTAAAGAAATACGCAATAGAAAAAGGTGTTGGAAAAAATTGGCATTTGGTTACAGGTGATAAAAAAGAAATTTACGATTTAGGTAGAAAATTTTATTTTGTTGAAGAAGATTTAGGAGAACCTAAAGGAATTGATGATTTTTTACACACAGAAAATTTTGTGTTAATTGATACAAATAAACATATAAGAGGTATTTATAATGGTTTAAATAAGAATTCTGTAGCTCAATTAATTGCAGATATTAAAACATTAAAAGAAGAATAG
- a CDS encoding EF-hand domain-containing protein, which produces MKRSTIIIASLLTIATLTISCKSTADAKEERTERSGQRKGGERPNLETIFTEMDANKDGKISKSEAKGPLSQSFSKIDTNDDGFISKEELKNAPKPERNERPRN; this is translated from the coding sequence ATGAAACGAAGTACAATTATTATAGCAAGTTTATTAACAATAGCAACCTTAACAATTTCTTGTAAATCTACAGCAGATGCTAAAGAAGAAAGAACAGAAAGATCAGGACAAAGAAAAGGTGGAGAACGCCCAAATTTAGAAACTATTTTTACAGAAATGGATGCTAATAAAGATGGTAAAATTTCTAAAAGTGAAGCAAAAGGCCCTTTATCACAAAGTTTTTCTAAAATAGATACAAATGATGATGGTTTTATTTCTAAAGAAGAATTAAAAAATGCGCCAAAACCAGAAAGAAATGAAAGACCAAGAAATTAA
- a CDS encoding CotH kinase family protein yields the protein MKNLKTIMFSALIVTSFLSCSSDDISDVDAAAEEEEIVVDIDDTDFEATDWTTETHSKDADPNFDEVFEDNAVKRLDIVITESNWQSMLSDMTSMYGAFGSRRGSFSNDDEDPIFVPSEVFYNGKEWYKVGVRFKGNSSLVSSWSSGILKLSFKLDFDEFEDDYPQIENQRFYGFKKLSLKNNYNDKSNLREKVAADIFRNAGLAVSHTAFYTVYVDNGNGPQYFGLYTLVEEVDDTVLDDQFSDDNGNLYKPDGDAASFANGTFDEDEYVKKNNEDEADFTDVQNLLTILHDGSRTSDAETWRTNLETVFDTDVFIKYLAVNTVIQNWDTYGRMTHNYFLYNNPATSKLNWIPWDNNEALQTGNQGGSLALNFSGLSSSQWPLIGYLYQDDVYKAKYDAYVEEVINGAFNETTIQALYTNYASLVEEYATSEVSGYTFLNSSSDFQSAVSTLKAHATSRKSVVTSYLN from the coding sequence ATGAAAAATCTAAAAACCATAATGTTTTCTGCATTAATAGTTACCTCGTTTTTATCTTGTTCTAGTGATGATATATCTGATGTTGATGCAGCGGCAGAAGAAGAAGAAATTGTTGTTGATATAGATGATACAGATTTTGAAGCTACAGATTGGACAACCGAAACTCATAGTAAAGACGCAGATCCAAATTTTGATGAAGTATTTGAAGATAATGCTGTAAAAAGATTAGATATTGTAATTACAGAAAGTAATTGGCAAAGTATGTTATCAGATATGACATCTATGTATGGTGCTTTTGGCTCTCGTAGAGGAAGTTTTTCAAATGATGATGAAGATCCAATTTTTGTACCAAGTGAAGTTTTTTATAATGGTAAAGAATGGTATAAAGTTGGTGTTCGTTTTAAAGGAAATTCAAGTTTAGTAAGTTCTTGGTCTAGTGGAATTTTAAAACTATCATTTAAATTAGATTTTGATGAGTTTGAAGATGATTATCCACAAATTGAAAATCAACGTTTCTACGGATTTAAGAAATTAAGTCTTAAAAATAATTACAATGACAAATCTAACTTAAGAGAAAAAGTTGCTGCAGATATTTTTAGAAATGCTGGTTTAGCAGTTTCTCATACAGCTTTTTATACTGTTTATGTTGATAACGGTAATGGACCACAATATTTTGGTTTGTACACTTTGGTAGAAGAAGTAGATGACACTGTTTTAGATGATCAATTTTCTGATGATAATGGAAATTTATACAAACCAGATGGAGATGCTGCATCTTTTGCAAATGGAACTTTTGATGAAGATGAATATGTGAAAAAAAATAATGAAGATGAAGCAGATTTTACTGATGTACAAAATTTACTAACAATTTTGCATGATGGTTCTAGAACTTCGGATGCAGAAACTTGGAGAACTAATTTAGAAACAGTTTTTGATACAGATGTTTTTATAAAATATTTAGCAGTTAATACGGTTATCCAAAATTGGGATACTTATGGTAGAATGACACATAATTACTTTTTGTACAACAATCCTGCAACAAGCAAATTAAATTGGATTCCTTGGGATAATAATGAAGCTCTACAAACAGGAAATCAAGGTGGTTCTTTAGCTTTAAATTTCTCTGGATTAAGTTCTTCTCAATGGCCTTTAATAGGTTATTTATATCAAGATGATGTATATAAAGCAAAATATGATGCTTATGTAGAAGAGGTTATAAATGGTGCTTTTAATGAAACTACAATTCAAGCATTATACACTAATTATGCTTCTTT